The following are encoded together in the Streptomyces rapamycinicus NRRL 5491 genome:
- a CDS encoding DUF4232 domain-containing protein, which translates to MNVTAYRRGRTVRTIAASIVAAAALSLTAACGGGGDGGSDNAGKANSSATAPASATDDQGAGKSDAGQEDQAGKGSQADKENQGGKENQGGNKGGAAGVKDAKSQTQKSGGGSEAEPVGDCDINKTAITVQHVKSPINHMLLKATNKAGVDCKLVGYPGLKFGAEAQAATPVNEDSKPQAVVMLAPGESAYAGITTSAADGSGDEGGKVDSLEVFIDGSEDPKPVELPGGSVYVDSAAKVTYWQTDAQTALTW; encoded by the coding sequence CCTCCATCGTGGCCGCTGCCGCCCTGAGCCTGACCGCGGCGTGCGGCGGGGGCGGAGACGGCGGCTCCGACAACGCGGGCAAGGCGAACTCGTCGGCCACGGCCCCCGCGTCCGCCACGGACGACCAGGGCGCGGGCAAGTCCGACGCCGGCCAGGAGGACCAGGCCGGCAAGGGGAGCCAGGCCGACAAGGAGAACCAGGGCGGCAAGGAGAACCAGGGCGGCAACAAGGGCGGCGCCGCGGGCGTCAAGGACGCGAAGTCCCAGACCCAGAAGTCCGGGGGCGGCTCCGAGGCCGAGCCGGTCGGCGACTGCGACATCAACAAGACGGCCATCACCGTCCAGCACGTCAAGAGCCCCATCAACCACATGCTGCTCAAGGCGACCAACAAGGCCGGTGTGGACTGCAAGCTGGTCGGCTACCCGGGCCTGAAGTTCGGCGCCGAAGCGCAGGCCGCCACCCCGGTGAACGAGGACAGCAAGCCGCAGGCCGTGGTCATGCTCGCCCCGGGCGAGAGCGCCTACGCGGGCATCACCACCTCCGCGGCGGACGGCTCGGGTGACGAGGGCGGCAAGGTCGACTCGCTCGAGGTCTTCATCGACGGCAGCGAGGACCCCAAGCCGGTCGAACTGCCCGGCGGCTCGGTCTACGTCGACAGCGCGGCGAAGGTCACGTACTGGCAGACGGACGCGCAGACCGCCCTGACCTGGTAA